Proteins found in one Synechococcus sp. LA31 genomic segment:
- the murF gene encoding UDP-N-acetylmuramoyl-tripeptide--D-alanyl-D-alanine ligase: MQLGALIACWGEPRGAQAAGLDTAAPVGPICTDSRQLQGGELFVPLVGERFDGHGFLGQAAALGVQAAVVQRGRAGDVPSGLLHWLVDDTLDAYQQLALLHRRQLVAPVVAVTGSAGKTTTRELIRAALGPLGPVMASSGNENNDIGVPLTLLKAGPEHRAVVVEMGMRGLGEIDRLSRTAEPDVAVITNIGTAHIGRLGSREAIATAKCEITSQLKPDGLLVIPAGDPLLEQAIQAVWSGRVQRVALAGDPGVDQADLVGELDETNDLLSVRGECIRLPLTGRHNARNLLLALAVAQELGVGLPALAELDVEVPGGRNRRLQLGGLSVLDETYNASPEAVLAALELLVRQPGRRFAVLGSMLELGEQSVDLHREVAERAAALGLDGLVVVAGGAEAQAMAAAAQGLPRLAVVAEPAEAAEPLKLWLTCGDVLLLKASRGVALERLIPLLPELPLS, encoded by the coding sequence ATGCAGCTTGGCGCTTTGATCGCGTGCTGGGGAGAACCCCGCGGAGCTCAGGCCGCTGGCCTGGACACGGCTGCCCCAGTGGGTCCCATCTGCACCGATAGCCGCCAGCTGCAGGGCGGAGAGCTGTTTGTTCCCCTGGTGGGGGAGCGCTTCGATGGGCACGGGTTTCTGGGGCAGGCAGCAGCCCTTGGCGTCCAGGCGGCTGTGGTGCAACGCGGCCGCGCCGGAGATGTTCCCTCGGGATTGCTCCACTGGCTCGTGGATGACACCCTCGATGCCTACCAGCAGTTGGCGTTGCTGCATCGACGTCAACTTGTTGCACCGGTGGTGGCGGTGACCGGCTCGGCCGGGAAAACAACCACGCGCGAACTGATTCGCGCCGCCCTGGGGCCGTTGGGGCCGGTGATGGCCAGCAGCGGCAATGAAAACAACGACATCGGCGTGCCCCTCACGCTCCTGAAGGCCGGACCTGAACACCGGGCGGTGGTGGTGGAGATGGGCATGCGCGGCCTGGGCGAGATCGATCGCCTCAGCCGCACCGCTGAGCCGGATGTGGCGGTGATCACCAACATCGGCACGGCCCACATCGGCCGCTTGGGCAGCCGTGAGGCCATTGCCACCGCCAAGTGCGAGATCACCAGCCAGCTCAAGCCCGATGGCCTCTTGGTGATCCCAGCTGGCGACCCCTTGCTGGAGCAGGCGATTCAGGCTGTGTGGAGCGGCCGTGTGCAGCGGGTGGCACTGGCGGGCGACCCGGGCGTTGACCAGGCGGATCTGGTGGGCGAGCTCGATGAAACCAACGACCTGCTCAGCGTGCGCGGTGAATGCATTCGCCTGCCCCTGACGGGCCGGCACAACGCCCGCAACCTGCTGCTGGCCTTGGCCGTGGCCCAGGAACTGGGGGTTGGCCTGCCGGCCTTGGCTGAATTGGATGTGGAGGTTCCCGGCGGCCGCAATCGCCGGCTCCAGCTCGGCGGCCTCAGCGTGTTGGATGAGACCTACAACGCCTCACCGGAAGCCGTGTTGGCGGCCCTGGAGCTGTTGGTGCGTCAGCCAGGGCGCCGCTTTGCCGTGCTCGGTTCAATGCTCGAGCTTGGCGAGCAGAGCGTGGACCTGCATCGTGAGGTGGCGGAGCGGGCTGCGGCCCTTGGCCTCGATGGGTTGGTGGTGGTCGCCGGTGGCGCTGAGGCCCAGGCCATGGCGGCGGCCGCCCAGGGGTTGCCGCGCCTTGCTGTGGTGGCGGAGCCGGCGGAGGCGGCCGAGCCGCTCAAACTATGGCTGACCTGCGGCGATGTGCTGTTGCTCAAGGCCAGCCGTGGGGTGGCCCTGGAGCGGCTGATTCCCTTGTTGCCGGAGCTGCCGCTCAGCTAG
- a CDS encoding tRNA (5-methylaminomethyl-2-thiouridine)(34)-methyltransferase MnmD — MSGSRLEPRHTADGSFSLFSRDVGEGFHSGLGALSEARAKFVIPAQLDRWSPGSTLQVLDVCVGTGCNTAALLEACNARGLKLNWWGLELDPEPIALALADPGFCSQWEPETLPQLAEMSSGPQMLWGDARSQLPQLLNSQRGRFDLILMDAFSPSRCPQLWTVEFLSGLATLLLPSGRLLTYCSAAAIRRSLRLAGLEIASICAPSGLLKQTNDWSGGTAASPSSLEGATQLRPLSPMEEEHLVTNAAEPYRDPSGHSDRATILRERQRAQAAAMAAGGVEATGGWRRRWGLSSSNHQ, encoded by the coding sequence TTGAGCGGCTCCAGGCTTGAGCCGCGGCACACGGCTGATGGCAGCTTCAGCCTGTTCAGCCGCGACGTGGGCGAAGGCTTCCACAGTGGGCTCGGTGCGCTGAGTGAAGCGCGGGCCAAATTCGTGATCCCGGCCCAACTGGATCGCTGGAGCCCAGGCAGCACACTGCAGGTGCTCGATGTGTGTGTGGGCACGGGCTGCAACACCGCCGCCCTGCTCGAAGCCTGCAACGCCCGTGGCCTGAAGCTCAACTGGTGGGGCCTTGAACTCGACCCCGAACCCATCGCTCTGGCCCTAGCCGATCCAGGATTCTGCAGCCAGTGGGAACCCGAGACCCTGCCTCAACTCGCGGAGATGAGTAGCGGCCCGCAGATGCTCTGGGGAGATGCCCGCAGCCAGCTGCCTCAGCTGCTCAACAGCCAGCGGGGCCGCTTTGATCTGATCTTGATGGATGCGTTCTCCCCGAGCCGCTGCCCCCAGCTGTGGACTGTGGAGTTTCTGAGTGGTCTGGCGACCCTGCTGCTGCCCAGCGGCCGTTTGCTCACCTATTGCAGTGCCGCAGCGATCCGGCGATCGCTGCGCCTGGCCGGGCTGGAGATTGCCAGCATCTGCGCCCCTTCAGGCCTGCTCAAACAAACCAACGACTGGAGCGGCGGCACCGCCGCCAGCCCCAGCTCCCTGGAGGGAGCCACCCAGCTGAGGCCCCTGAGCCCGATGGAGGAGGAGCACCTTGTGACCAATGCGGCCGAGCCATACCGCGATCCCAGTGGCCACAGCGACCGGGCCACGATCCTGCGCGAGCGGCAGCGGGCTCAGGCAGCGGCCATGGCCGCCGGTGGCGTGGAAGCCACCGGCGGCTGGCGGCGGCGCTGGGGATTGAGCTCCAGCAACCACCAGTAG
- a CDS encoding N-acetylmuramoyl-L-alanine amidase → MSALLTALPAWAGSALAAWRISRSGDLELRTPPGTSVEAFFEEGSNVLGPRLWVDLPGAPSRSRTIRGNGAIREVRVGRPTDNTTRLVLEFRPGTRLDPSQLRLVGTGPDRWQMELGGAVSGLRPFGEGDIDAPSVSAVPSWRANPPAGGFVPAGPMPSVEGLPSVPRGRYKVVIDPGHGGPDPGAVGINGLRETDVVLDVSLQVAQLLQAKGVQVLLTRTSEVDVDLPPRVALANNSRANLFLSIHANALSMSRPDVNGIETFYFQDGASRRFAEAVQMQMVRVSPGSPDRGARPGRFFVIRRSAMPAALAEMGFVTGRLDAPRLADPSFRRRMAVAIATGVLNYLVANP, encoded by the coding sequence GTGTCTGCACTCCTGACAGCGTTGCCGGCCTGGGCTGGTAGCGCTCTGGCGGCTTGGAGGATCAGTCGATCCGGAGATCTAGAGCTGCGAACCCCCCCCGGCACCAGCGTCGAAGCTTTCTTTGAAGAGGGCAGCAATGTGTTGGGTCCGCGGCTGTGGGTGGATCTCCCTGGCGCGCCATCGCGCAGTCGCACCATCCGCGGCAATGGCGCCATCCGCGAGGTGCGTGTGGGCAGGCCCACCGACAACACCACCCGCTTGGTGTTGGAGTTCAGGCCCGGCACCCGGTTGGATCCCAGTCAGCTGCGTTTGGTGGGCACGGGCCCTGATCGCTGGCAGATGGAGCTAGGCGGTGCGGTGAGCGGGCTGAGGCCTTTCGGCGAGGGTGATATCGATGCCCCCTCGGTGTCTGCGGTTCCCAGCTGGCGTGCCAATCCCCCCGCTGGTGGTTTCGTTCCGGCAGGCCCGATGCCCTCCGTGGAGGGATTGCCCAGCGTGCCGCGTGGTCGCTACAAGGTGGTGATTGATCCCGGTCACGGGGGCCCCGATCCCGGCGCTGTCGGCATCAATGGCCTGCGCGAAACCGATGTGGTGCTCGATGTGAGCCTGCAGGTTGCTCAGTTGCTCCAGGCCAAGGGCGTGCAGGTGCTGCTCACCCGTACTTCTGAGGTGGATGTTGACCTCCCCCCGCGGGTCGCTCTGGCCAACAACAGCCGCGCCAATCTGTTCCTCAGCATCCACGCCAATGCTTTGAGCATGTCGCGGCCGGATGTGAACGGCATCGAAACCTTCTACTTCCAAGACGGCGCTTCACGCAGATTCGCGGAAGCAGTGCAGATGCAGATGGTGCGGGTTTCGCCGGGTAGCCCGGATCGTGGTGCTCGCCCTGGGCGGTTTTTTGTGATCCGCCGCAGCGCGATGCCCGCTGCTCTCGCCGAGATGGGGTTCGTCACGGGCCGGCTTGATGCACCGCGCCTGGCGGATCCCTCGTTCCGGCGACGGATGGCGGTGGCCATCGCCACCGGCGTGCTGAATTACCTGGTTGCCAACCCGTGA
- a CDS encoding Rrf2 family transcriptional regulator — protein MSLLRRSGQQALQALLELAEAPQQWRSVNDIAAAQALPAPMLEQLLLQLRRAGLVEARRGRLGGYRLQRQPAAIPVAEVLAAVGADIQLVEPDAPDSNQAEQQVLRSMARRLQRAMERELMQFNLEELLFDLRSCRETLSGDGGLMLG, from the coding sequence ATGAGCCTGCTGCGCCGCAGCGGACAGCAGGCTCTCCAGGCACTGCTGGAGCTGGCTGAGGCCCCGCAGCAATGGCGCTCGGTGAATGACATCGCCGCAGCGCAAGCCTTGCCCGCGCCGATGCTCGAGCAGCTACTGCTGCAACTACGCCGTGCCGGCCTGGTGGAGGCACGCCGCGGGCGCTTGGGGGGGTACCGGCTGCAGCGGCAGCCCGCAGCCATCCCGGTGGCGGAGGTGCTGGCGGCGGTGGGAGCTGACATTCAGCTCGTCGAGCCGGACGCCCCTGACAGCAACCAGGCAGAACAGCAGGTGCTGCGCTCCATGGCCCGGCGGCTGCAACGGGCCATGGAGCGGGAGCTGATGCAGTTCAACCTCGAAGAATTGCTGTTTGATCTGCGCAGCTGCCGTGAAACCCTGAGCGGCGACGGCGGCTTGATGCTCGGCTGA
- the aroA gene encoding 3-phosphoshikimate 1-carboxyvinyltransferase has translation MALALGTTAGRSLRGMVRVPGDKSISHRSLLFGAIADGTTTIEGLLPAEDPLSTAACLRAMGVDVSPIEAGQTVTVQGVGLDGFQEPESVLDCGNSGTTMRLMLGLLAGRAGRHFVLTGDDSLRRRPMKRVGGPLAEMGATIAGRSGGNLAPLAIQGQTLRGATIRTPVASAQVKSAILLAALTAEGPTTVIEPVQSRDHSERMLQAFGAELSVGGHGNTEVTVKPGHRLRGQAVVVPGDISSAAFWLVAGAITPGADLTVENVGLNPSRTGILDVLEQMGARIEVLNQRDVAGEPVGDLRVTHGPLKAFEIGADLIPRLVDEIPVLAVAACCAEGVSRVSGAEELRVKETDRLAVMARQLGAMGAQIEEFADGMAIQGGVQLHGAEVDSETDHRVAMSLAVAAQIATGATQLHRPEAAAVSYPEFWSDLERLQA, from the coding sequence ATGGCCCTCGCCCTGGGAACCACCGCAGGTCGCAGCCTCAGGGGCATGGTGCGCGTACCTGGCGATAAATCGATCTCCCACCGCTCACTGCTGTTCGGCGCCATTGCCGACGGCACCACCACGATCGAGGGTCTGCTTCCCGCTGAAGATCCCCTCAGCACGGCGGCCTGCCTGCGGGCCATGGGTGTGGACGTGTCACCGATCGAGGCCGGACAGACCGTGACGGTGCAAGGCGTGGGACTTGATGGCTTCCAGGAGCCGGAGAGCGTGCTCGATTGCGGCAACTCCGGCACCACCATGCGCCTGATGCTGGGGTTGCTTGCGGGCCGTGCCGGGCGCCACTTCGTGCTCACCGGCGACGATTCCCTGCGCCGCAGGCCGATGAAGCGGGTGGGCGGTCCACTGGCTGAGATGGGCGCCACGATCGCTGGCCGCAGCGGCGGCAACCTGGCACCACTGGCGATTCAGGGCCAGACCCTGCGCGGCGCCACCATCCGCACCCCTGTGGCCTCAGCCCAGGTGAAGAGCGCCATCCTGCTGGCCGCACTCACCGCGGAAGGCCCCACCACCGTGATCGAACCGGTTCAGAGCCGTGACCACAGCGAGCGCATGCTGCAGGCCTTTGGCGCGGAGCTGAGCGTCGGCGGCCACGGCAACACCGAGGTGACCGTGAAGCCCGGCCATCGCCTGCGCGGCCAAGCCGTAGTGGTTCCCGGCGACATCAGCTCAGCTGCCTTCTGGCTGGTGGCCGGCGCCATCACCCCTGGTGCTGATCTCACCGTGGAGAACGTGGGCCTCAACCCCAGCCGCACCGGCATCCTCGACGTGCTCGAGCAGATGGGAGCCCGCATCGAGGTGCTCAACCAGCGGGATGTGGCGGGCGAACCGGTGGGGGATCTGCGGGTCACGCACGGCCCGCTGAAGGCCTTTGAGATCGGGGCTGATCTGATTCCGCGCCTGGTGGATGAAATCCCCGTGTTGGCAGTGGCGGCCTGCTGCGCCGAAGGCGTGAGCCGAGTGAGCGGCGCCGAGGAACTGCGGGTGAAGGAAACCGATCGCTTGGCGGTGATGGCCCGCCAACTGGGCGCGATGGGAGCCCAGATCGAAGAATTCGCCGATGGCATGGCCATCCAAGGCGGCGTGCAACTGCATGGCGCTGAGGTGGATAGCGAAACCGATCACCGCGTGGCGATGAGCCTGGCGGTGGCGGCACAGATCGCCACGGGAGCCACCCAGCTGCACAGGCCGGAGGCCGCGGCGGTGTCGTATCCCGAGTTCTGGAGCGACCTTGAGCGGCTCCAGGCTTGA
- a CDS encoding 2-phosphosulfolactate phosphatase family protein has product MQISYFHTSECVPALRPVAEGGPDAAVVIDVLRATTTIAWSLQNGAEAIQAFADLAELNATAAAWPAERRLRAGERGGQRVEGYDLGNSPLAVTPEVVGGKRIFMSTTNGTRSLEAVKAVPLLLTACLPNRTAVARRLIERDAQRVWIVGSGWEGDYSLEDTLAAGAVVSAALELAVSPHVGVRCANDEALAALALWQQWHHDTETCLRAASHGQRLISIGNHDADFACCAAVDNLTIVPTQTSPGVLQAA; this is encoded by the coding sequence GTGCAGATCTCTTATTTCCACACCTCTGAGTGTGTGCCGGCTCTACGGCCGGTGGCGGAGGGTGGCCCGGATGCGGCGGTGGTGATTGACGTGCTGCGTGCCACCACCACCATTGCCTGGTCGCTGCAGAACGGTGCCGAGGCGATTCAGGCCTTTGCGGATCTGGCTGAACTGAATGCCACCGCGGCAGCCTGGCCAGCTGAGCGTCGGTTGCGGGCTGGTGAGCGCGGTGGCCAGCGGGTTGAGGGGTATGACCTGGGCAATTCCCCTCTGGCCGTCACGCCAGAGGTCGTGGGTGGCAAACGCATCTTTATGAGCACCACCAACGGCACCCGATCGCTGGAGGCCGTGAAGGCGGTGCCGCTGCTGCTCACTGCCTGCTTACCGAATCGCACCGCCGTGGCACGGCGCTTGATCGAGCGCGACGCGCAGCGGGTGTGGATCGTGGGCAGCGGTTGGGAGGGCGACTACTCCCTGGAAGACACTTTGGCTGCGGGTGCGGTGGTATCGGCCGCTCTGGAGCTCGCAGTTTCGCCTCACGTGGGGGTGCGCTGCGCCAACGATGAAGCCCTGGCGGCTCTGGCCTTGTGGCAGCAGTGGCATCACGACACGGAAACTTGCCTGCGGGCTGCCAGTCATGGCCAGCGCCTGATCAGCATCGGTAATCACGACGCCGATTTCGCCTGCTGCGCCGCTGTGGACAACCTCACAATCGTTCCCACCCAAACCAGCCCTGGGGTGCTTCAGGCGGCCTGA
- a CDS encoding UbiD family decarboxylase — protein MRSQRDLRGFLKLLEERGQLRRITAPVDPDLELAAIADRVLSCGGPALLFENVIGSAMPVAINLMGTQERVLWSMGMERPEELEALGERLALLQQPRPPKGAREAVRFGSVLLDVLKARPDLDLTPPCRQQVFKGEAVNLDALPLLRPWPGDGGRILTLGLVITKDPETGTPNVGVYRLQQQSINTMTVHWLSVRGGARHLRKAAAMGKPLEIAIAIGVHPLLVMAAATPIPVQLSEWLFAGLYAGEGVRLAKCKTVNLEVPSHSEVVLEGTITPGEELADGPFGDHMGFYGGVEPSPLVRIQCVTQRREPIYFTTFSGRPPKEDAMLAIALNRIYTPILRQQIPEIVDFFLPMEGLSYKLAVIAIDKAYPGQAKRAAMAFWTALPQFTYTKFVVVVDKAINIRDPRQVIWAISALVDPQRDLIVVEDTPFDTLDFASEQLGLGGRLAIDATTKLGPERNHPWGEPLSRPAALEARLDARWAELGLEDVGQSDPDPALFGYALEQVLERLAKAG, from the coding sequence ATGCGTTCGCAGCGCGACCTGCGCGGGTTCCTCAAATTGCTGGAGGAACGGGGACAGCTCCGCAGGATCACAGCACCGGTGGATCCCGACCTGGAACTAGCAGCCATCGCCGATCGGGTGTTGAGTTGCGGGGGCCCGGCCCTTCTGTTTGAAAACGTGATCGGCAGCGCGATGCCGGTGGCGATCAACTTGATGGGCACCCAAGAGCGGGTGCTGTGGAGCATGGGTATGGAGCGACCTGAGGAGCTCGAAGCACTGGGTGAGCGCCTGGCCCTGCTGCAACAGCCCCGCCCGCCGAAGGGAGCGCGGGAAGCCGTGCGCTTTGGCTCAGTACTCCTAGACGTGCTGAAGGCCAGACCAGATCTTGATCTGACACCCCCATGCCGCCAGCAGGTGTTCAAGGGCGAGGCGGTGAACCTCGATGCCCTGCCGCTGCTGCGCCCCTGGCCCGGCGATGGGGGCCGCATCCTCACCCTGGGCCTGGTGATCACCAAAGACCCCGAAACCGGCACACCCAACGTGGGTGTGTACCGGCTGCAGCAGCAGTCGATCAACACCATGACCGTGCACTGGCTGAGCGTGCGCGGCGGCGCTCGCCACCTACGCAAAGCGGCGGCCATGGGCAAACCACTCGAAATCGCCATCGCCATCGGCGTGCATCCGCTGCTGGTGATGGCTGCCGCCACGCCGATCCCCGTGCAGCTGAGCGAATGGCTGTTCGCCGGCCTCTACGCCGGTGAAGGGGTGCGGCTCGCCAAGTGCAAAACCGTCAACCTGGAGGTGCCCAGCCACAGCGAAGTGGTGCTCGAGGGCACGATCACCCCGGGCGAAGAGCTGGCCGATGGTCCCTTCGGCGACCACATGGGCTTCTACGGCGGTGTGGAGCCTTCACCGCTGGTGCGCATTCAGTGCGTGACCCAGCGGCGCGAGCCGATCTACTTCACCACCTTCAGCGGCCGCCCGCCCAAGGAGGACGCGATGCTCGCCATCGCCCTGAATCGCATCTACACCCCGATCCTGCGGCAGCAGATCCCGGAGATCGTGGATTTCTTCCTGCCAATGGAAGGCCTGAGCTACAAGCTGGCCGTGATCGCCATCGACAAGGCCTACCCCGGCCAGGCCAAGCGGGCCGCCATGGCCTTCTGGACCGCCCTGCCTCAATTCACTTACACCAAATTCGTGGTGGTGGTGGACAAGGCGATCAACATCCGTGATCCGCGCCAGGTGATCTGGGCGATCAGCGCCCTGGTGGATCCCCAGCGCGATCTGATCGTGGTGGAGGACACCCCCTTCGACACGCTGGATTTCGCCAGTGAGCAACTCGGCCTCGGCGGCCGCCTGGCGATCGACGCCACCACCAAGCTCGGCCCCGAACGCAACCACCCCTGGGGCGAACCCCTGAGCCGCCCGGCAGCACTGGAGGCCCGCCTCGATGCCCGCTGGGCCGAGCTGGGGCTGGAGGACGTGGGCCAGAGCGATCCCGACCCAGCCCTGTTCGGCTACGCGCTGGAACAGGTGCTCGAGCGGCTGGCCAAGGCGGGATGA
- a CDS encoding carbon-nitrogen hydrolase family protein translates to MTSFLAAAIQLTSTADPDANFAAAEEQIDLAARRGAELVGLPENFAFMGDDDHRLEIAPLLADRAQQFLITMARRYQVTLLGGGYPVPAGERLTSNRAELVGKDGQILARYDKIHLFDVDLPDGNTYRESATVQPGHQLPPVVEVPGLCRVGLSICYDVRFPELYRYLAGAGADVLFIPAAFTAFTGKDHWQVLLQARAIENTAYVLAPAQTGNHGGRRQTHGHALVIDPWGTVLADAGSGPGQAVAPVDVQHRQRIQAQMPSLQHRRPALF, encoded by the coding sequence GTGACAAGCTTTCTGGCAGCAGCGATTCAGCTCACCAGCACCGCTGATCCCGACGCGAACTTCGCGGCGGCTGAAGAGCAGATCGACCTCGCCGCTCGTCGCGGTGCAGAGCTGGTTGGTCTGCCTGAAAACTTTGCCTTCATGGGCGATGACGACCACCGTCTGGAGATCGCCCCCCTACTCGCGGATCGGGCCCAGCAGTTCCTGATCACGATGGCCAGGCGCTATCAGGTCACACTGCTGGGCGGTGGGTATCCGGTGCCGGCCGGCGAGCGGCTCACGAGCAACCGTGCCGAGCTGGTTGGCAAAGATGGCCAGATCCTGGCCCGCTACGACAAGATCCACCTCTTCGATGTGGATTTGCCGGACGGCAACACCTATCGCGAGTCGGCCACCGTGCAGCCCGGTCATCAGTTGCCTCCGGTGGTTGAGGTGCCTGGCCTTTGCCGGGTGGGCCTTTCCATTTGTTACGACGTGCGCTTCCCAGAGCTCTATCGGTATCTGGCGGGTGCCGGTGCCGATGTGCTGTTCATTCCGGCGGCGTTCACTGCCTTCACCGGTAAGGACCACTGGCAAGTTCTTCTACAGGCCAGGGCTATCGAAAACACCGCCTATGTGCTGGCCCCGGCCCAAACAGGCAATCACGGCGGTCGTCGTCAGACCCACGGTCACGCCCTGGTGATTGATCCCTGGGGCACGGTGCTCGCTGATGCCGGCAGCGGCCCTGGCCAGGCTGTGGCTCCAGTGGACGTGCAGCATCGCCAGCGGATCCAGGCTCAGATGCCCAGCCTCCAGCACCGGCGCCCGGCCCTGTTCTGA
- the murI gene encoding glutamate racemase produces MSSAPIGIFDSGVGGLSVWRQVVHHLPGESVIYLADQAHVPYGQRSAAEIQAYCAEIARHLLALGCKAIVVACNTASAVALEPLRLALPQLPILGLEPAVKPAVALTRTGVVGVMATPATFQGELYRATVGRWAGDVRVVEQVCIGLADLVEVGELEGERCDALLRSFLDPMLAAGADTIVLGCTHYPFVIEAIRRLVGPALAVLDPAPAVARHLGEVLDGAGLLSTASGSPQHRFFTSGESGSFDRALARLVGARAASECVAWQHGHLQRL; encoded by the coding sequence GTGAGCAGCGCGCCCATCGGCATCTTTGATTCCGGCGTGGGGGGATTAAGCGTCTGGCGTCAGGTGGTGCATCACCTGCCTGGTGAATCGGTGATTTACCTGGCAGATCAGGCCCATGTGCCCTACGGCCAGCGTTCCGCTGCCGAGATCCAGGCCTATTGCGCTGAGATTGCCAGGCATCTGTTGGCCCTGGGCTGCAAGGCCATCGTGGTGGCCTGCAACACCGCCTCCGCTGTCGCGCTTGAGCCGCTGCGCCTGGCTTTGCCGCAGCTTCCGATCCTGGGGTTGGAACCTGCGGTGAAACCAGCCGTTGCTCTTACCCGTACCGGTGTTGTGGGGGTGATGGCTACACCGGCCACCTTTCAAGGGGAGCTGTATCGCGCCACGGTGGGACGCTGGGCCGGTGATGTGCGGGTCGTGGAACAGGTGTGTATTGGCCTGGCGGATCTGGTGGAAGTGGGTGAGCTGGAAGGAGAGCGCTGTGATGCCTTGTTGCGGAGCTTCCTGGATCCGATGTTGGCCGCCGGCGCCGACACGATCGTGCTGGGCTGCACCCACTATCCGTTCGTGATTGAAGCGATTCGCCGCCTGGTCGGTCCGGCCTTGGCCGTGTTGGATCCGGCCCCTGCTGTCGCCCGCCACCTGGGGGAGGTGCTGGATGGAGCTGGGCTCCTCAGCACGGCTTCCGGCAGCCCTCAGCACCGCTTTTTCACCAGCGGCGAATCAGGCAGCTTCGATCGTGCACTGGCTCGCCTGGTGGGCGCCAGAGCAGCCAGTGAGTGCGTGGCCTGGCAACACGGTCATCTGCAGCGCCTCTGA
- the glmU gene encoding bifunctional UDP-N-acetylglucosamine diphosphorylase/glucosamine-1-phosphate N-acetyltransferase GlmU — translation MLAVAVLAAGKGTRMKSDLPKVLQPLAGATLVERVLASCKGLAPQRQILIVGHQADRVEQSLAHQHGLEFVLQQPQNGTGHAVQQLLEPLSDFQGDLLVLNGDVPLLRAETIANLLERHRSSGAAVTLLTARLADPTGYGRVFADDAAQVSAIVEHRDCSEAQRCNNLINAGIYCFNWRKLAEVLPQLSTNNDQGELYLTDTVAMLSPAMHLEVADADEINGINDRLQLSQCEAVIQERMRRHWMAEGVSFVDPASCTLSDGTRFGRDVVVEPQCHFRGDAVIGEGCRIGPGSLIDNSRIGDRVEIVYSVVRDAAVASDCAIGPFAQLRPGADLAEGCRVGNFVEIKKSSLAEGCKVNHLSYIGDAELGSGVNVGAGTITANYDGVNKHRTVIGAGSKTGANSVLVAPIELGEGVTVGAGSTLTKNVPAGALALGRAKQLVKENWQAPS, via the coding sequence ATGCTCGCCGTTGCCGTGTTGGCCGCCGGAAAGGGCACCCGCATGAAGAGCGATCTGCCCAAGGTGCTGCAGCCCCTGGCGGGCGCCACATTGGTGGAACGCGTGCTGGCCAGCTGCAAGGGTCTGGCGCCACAGCGGCAGATCCTGATCGTGGGCCATCAGGCTGATCGCGTGGAGCAATCCCTGGCCCATCAACACGGCCTGGAGTTTGTGCTGCAGCAGCCCCAGAACGGCACAGGGCATGCGGTGCAGCAATTGCTCGAACCCCTGAGCGATTTCCAAGGGGATCTGTTGGTGCTCAACGGCGATGTGCCGTTGCTGCGGGCTGAGACCATCGCCAACCTGCTGGAACGGCATCGCAGCAGTGGTGCGGCAGTCACCCTGCTCACCGCCCGGCTGGCCGACCCCACCGGCTACGGCCGTGTGTTTGCCGATGACGCGGCTCAGGTGTCGGCGATCGTGGAGCACCGCGACTGCAGCGAGGCCCAGCGCTGCAACAACCTGATCAACGCCGGCATCTACTGCTTCAACTGGCGCAAGCTGGCGGAGGTGCTGCCGCAGCTCAGCACCAACAACGACCAAGGCGAGCTCTATCTCACCGATACCGTGGCGATGCTCAGCCCCGCCATGCACCTGGAGGTGGCCGATGCCGATGAGATCAACGGCATCAACGATCGCCTGCAGCTCTCCCAATGCGAGGCGGTGATTCAGGAGCGTATGCGCCGCCATTGGATGGCTGAAGGGGTGAGCTTCGTGGATCCCGCCAGCTGCACCCTCAGCGATGGCACCCGCTTCGGCCGCGATGTAGTGGTGGAGCCCCAATGCCATTTCCGCGGCGACGCCGTGATCGGCGAAGGCTGCCGCATTGGCCCAGGCAGCCTGATCGACAACAGCCGCATCGGCGATCGCGTGGAGATCGTTTACTCCGTGGTGCGCGATGCCGCCGTAGCCAGCGACTGCGCCATCGGGCCCTTCGCCCAGCTGCGCCCGGGCGCTGATCTCGCTGAAGGCTGCCGCGTGGGCAACTTTGTGGAGATCAAAAAAAGCAGCCTGGCCGAAGGCTGCAAGGTGAACCACCTCAGCTACATCGGCGATGCCGAGCTGGGCTCTGGGGTGAATGTGGGCGCCGGCACCATCACCGCCAACTACGACGGCGTGAACAAACACCGCACCGTGATCGGCGCAGGCAGCAAAACCGGAGCCAACAGCGTGTTGGTGGCTCCGATCGAGCTGGGCGAAGGCGTGACCGTGGGAGCCGGCTCCACTCTCACCAAAAACGTGCCCGCCGGCGCCCTGGCCCTGGGCCGCGCCAAGCAACTGGTGAAGGAGAACTGGCAGGCCCCTAGCTGA